The segment TAAAATTTGCAATCAATTAATCGTAGCCGTTTTTGGTTTATGATCAGCAATAAGAATCTCAAGTTCCAAATCGCAATTGAGATAACGCATAATCGGTAACGGAAGGGCAAAAAAAAACCTCGCATTTAGCGAGGATTTTTTTTTGCTCCGCGAGTAGGGCTCGAACCTACAACCCTGCGGTTAACAGCCGCATGCTCTACCATTGAGCTATCGCGGAAGGTAGATTGAATTGAGGGTGCAAAAATAATACTCCTTTTCATTTTTACAAGAGCAATCTGTGAATTTTTGTCTCAAATTCTAAAACAGCCTTTTGGCTTTGTTTTTCGAGTTGGATCGGCGGATGATAGTTTTTCATTTCATGTTTTTATGAAATGAATCGCTTTTTGTATCTTCGCAAGATTTTTTCGAAAGCAAAATGCTACTTTTTTAACACACTAATATCTCATTTTGGAGGAACAAATGACTGCAGAAGAAGTGAAAGCCAAAGTCTATGACATTATCGTCAATAAGATGGGCGTTGCTAAAGACCAAATTAAAGACGAATCAAAATTCACCGACGACTTAGGTGCAGATTCACTTGATACCGTTGAATTGGTAATGGAGTTCGAAAATCAATTTGGAATTCAGATTCCGGATGAAGCTGCCGAAAAAATTTCAACCGTTAAGTCCGCTATAGATTACATCGTTGAAAAGAAGAAGTAAATTTTCCAACGATTAAGAAGCTATTTAAGCCCAATTCCGTTTTTAGGAAAACTGAATTGGGTTTTTTATTCCAACCGCTTTTCAAATGACTTGTTGATAAAGTGACAAATAGAAGAAGAATTGCCATTACCGGAATTGGTGCAATTACACCGATTGGCGAAGGAAAAGATGCCTTTTGGGAATCTCTCAAAAACGGCGTTAGTGGTGCCGGGCCGATAACAGGCTTCGACGCTACCGGTTACGACACCACCTTTGGATGCGAGGTAAAAAATTTTGAGGTGACGAAGTATATCGATAAGAAAAGTTCACTAAGAATGGATCGTTATTGCCAATTCGGCGTTTCTGCTGCTGAAATGGCAATTAAAGACTCAGGGATTGATCTTAAATCGATTGATACCGGTAAGTTTGGCGTTGTCGTTGGGAGTGGTATAGGCGGAATGATTACCTACGATGCACAGTTTCGAAACTTATTGCAAGGCGGGCCAAGCCGTGTAAGCCCCTTCTTTGTTCCAATGATGATTTCGGATATTTGTGCAGGTCAAATTTCGATTCGCAATGGACTACGAGGGCCAAACTACGCCACTGTTTCAGCTTGCGCAACATCGGTCAATGCGATTATCGATGCCTATATGATTATGCAACTTGAACTTGCCGACTATATGATTTGCGGAGGAGCTGAAGCTTCCATAACGCCGATGAGTGTTGCAGGATTTAACTCTGCTCGTGCACTTTCTACAAGAAACGACGACCCTCTCAAAGCTTCACGACCGTATGATAAAGACCGTGATGGTTTTGTTATTGGTGAAGGTTCAGGGGTTCTTCTTCTTGAAACGGTTGAATCTGCAATTGCTCGCGGGGCTCATATTTATGCGGAAATTGTTGGTGTTGGAATGAGTGCCGATGCCCATCACATCACGGCTCCGCATCCGGAGGGTGAAGGCGTTATTCTTTGTATGAATATGGCAATGAGAACTGCTGGAATAAAGCCAGATCAGGTTGATTATATCAATACCCACGGAACTTCCACGCAACTTGGCGATATCGCTGAATTGAAATCAATCAAAAAAGTTTTTGGTGAGCATTCCTATAAACTTAACATCAGTTCTTCCAAATCGATGACAGGGCATTTGCTCGGAGCAGCCGGGGCCATTGAATCAATCGCTTGTGTTCTTGCAATTGCAAATCAAACCGTGCCGCCGACGATCAACATCGAAAATCTTGATCCTGAAGTTGATGTGAATGTCACGCCTAATACCGCTCAAAGTCGCAAGATTGACTATGCGCTCAATAACGGCTTCGGTTTTGGTGGTCATAACGGAACCATCATCTTTAAGCGCTATCAAAGTTAACTTCAACGATACATTCTTGTTTCTGGGCACTTACTGTAGGGTGCCCTTTTTTTTGACGATATTCAGCGGAAGTCTCATTAAAAAAGATATCACCAAAAACCCTATATTTCATTTTGCGATATCGCTGAAAAGCAACACAAAGTGAAAAAATGAGGGCAATCAAAAGTTTTGCGTATTGGCTCAAAGAGCGTGCACCCATTTTTTTTGGTTTACCTTCTCCCTCAAAAACGGAATTAATCGCCCCGTTGCAATATCCCTCGGTGTCTTTACTTGACATTAATCTTCATGAATTGAAGCGGAGCGCATCTTATTTATCGGGTTATCCGATTCGCGATGTTTCGCTTTTCGCACTTGCGCTTACTCACCGCTCTGTGTTGGATAGCCTTCGGGACGAGCGAATTCTTTCGAACGAACGTTTAGAATTTTTAGGTGATGCTGTGCTTGACTTAGCGGTTGGAGAATATTTATTTCACAATTACGCTCAGTTTGATGAAGGGAAGCTAACAAAATTACGGTCTCAAGTGGTGAATGCAAAAACCCTAAGTATTTTTGCACGCAAACTTGAACTCGGAAAGCTCTTAATTGTCAGCGATTCAGCTGAGTCGATTGGTGTTCGAGATAGCGAAACCACTCTTTCAGATGCGTTTGAAGCCTTAATTGGGGCAATATATCTGGATGGTGGATATGAAAGAGCCAATCAATTTCTGCATCACCACCTTCTGAGTCAACTTGACTTTGCGGCGCTTATTGATACAGATGAAAATTATAAAAGTGCCTTGCTTGAATATGCACAAGCTCAGCGATTGCCATATCCCACTTATCTCGTCCTAAATGAAGATGGGCCTTCCCACAAAAAGATTTTTACGGTTGGCGTTCGCTTAGGCGATGACTATCTGGGTTATGGATCAGGCAAGAACAAAAAAACGGCGGAGCAGTTGGCGGCAAAAGAAGCACTTGATAAAATCAAAACAAAAAAACTGGAAAAGTCTTTAAGGGCTAATGCATTCGCAGCAGAAAAAACAAATATTGAGCTAAATTCCGGAAGGATGGGATAAGAAAGCCTTCCGTGAAGAATTGGTTCAGGACGGTTCTACTTGTTTCAGTAACCGCTCCCGCTCTCCGGCCTCAACCCAAGTGGCAACGGTTAAATCTCCGGTAACATTTACCACTGTTCGGCTCATGTCTAAAATTCGCTCAACCCCTAAGATAATTCCAATACCCTCCGCCGGGACACCAATTTGTTGAAGCACAACCACAATCAGCGGAAGCGACGCCCCCGGAACGCCGGCAGTTCCAATGCTTGCAACCACGGCTAAAAAAACCACTTGAATTTGCTGCACAAAGGTTAAATCAATTCCATAAAATTGAGCGATAAAAAGAACCGTCATCCCCTCGAAAAGCGCTGTTCCATTATGATTAGTTGATGCCCCAATTACCAACACAAAATTTGAAACATCCTTATTGAGCTTCAATTCTTCATGCGCAACTTTCAGGGTTGTGGGTAAGGTTGCCGATGAGGAACTGGTAGAAAGCGCCGTGAGCATTGCTTCTCGAATTGCTCGGAAAAATGCCAATGGACTTCGCTTTGCGCCAAACCAAACCACAAGGCTGTAGGTCACAAATTGATGAAGGGCAAGGGCAAGAAGAACGGCCGCTACATACTTTCCAAGCAGCACAACCACTTGCAGCCCCAATTGTGACGATGTGGTGAAAATCAATGCTGCGACCCCCAGTGGCGCAAGCTTCATCGCAAACGAAATAATTTTCAACGAAACGGCGTAAATAGCTTGAATCCCACGAGCCAGTGGCCCAACGGTTTCCGCCGGAAGTCTTGTCATTGCGGCCCCAAACACAACAGCAAAGAACATGATTGCAATTAACCCACCGCCACGATAGTTTGGATCAAGGAAGAAGGTCAGTTCGATAAAGAGATTTCGAGGGATGATATCAAGCAAGGTTTGTAGTGAGCTTTTGGCATCACTGGCTTTGGTTACAATTGCGCTGGTTTGTTGATTATGTGCAAGCAACGAAAGAAGTTTTTCCTTTCCGGCGGCGTCAATTCCTTTGCCGGGCATAATGATATCGGTAATGATTGCACCGGTAACGACCGCGAGTGTTGCAACAATAAAAGTAAAGAAGAGGGTTTTTGCGCCAATTCTCCCAATTTTTCGTAGGTCTCCTAAATCATATACACCTAAAACAAGCGAAGTAAAAATAAGCGGCGCAATCACCATAAATATCATCCTGAGAAATATCTGTCCAATCGGATAAGCGACCGAAGTGGCAACCCACTTCACCTCCGGACTTTCAGGGAAAAGAAGATTTGCCCCAAGACCAAAAAAAAGTCCGATCAGAAGCCCAAGAAAGATTTGTGTATGAAACGGAATATTTTTGAACATGCCTTAAAATCTACATTGATGTGAAACTGCTAAATACGCATAAGTTTCAAAATGAAACGGAGTTCTCAAAAATGATGTCCAATCTGCCAAGATCATTAAAGGCGAAATCCAACCTCACCGTTACACGATATCCCCCCACCAAAACAATCCCGAAACCATACCCATATTTATAGGCTTGCCAATCGAATTTGGTTTGGCGTGATCCGTTAAATCTTGTGGCAGGGTTATACCAAATATTGCCTGCATCAAAAAAGGTTGTAATGAAAAGCGCATATTGAAAAAGTTGAAACTGCTCAAGGGGCATAAAATCGAGCGTGGTTGTTCGAAGTGAAATAAGTGGATATCGCATTTCCACTGAATTGAATTGGATATTATCTCCGGCAAAGATTCGCTGTGTATAACCTCGAACGGCTAATCGATAACCAAAAAATTGACGTTCAAAATTGGGAACGGGTTTATTGGTAGAAAGGCTAGTAAAGTTTCGGAAGCCTAGACTGAGTTCGCCCCAAATTTTTTCATAGATGCGAAAATCGAGATACGCTCGTGTAAGATTAAACGATTCTGTTGATTCGCTGGGGAACCCTTGCTGTTCAAGTCCGAAATAGGCAAAAATTCCTTCGCGCGGACACTGATTGAGATCCGTTTGTGAATAACTATATGCCAAAAATACGCTTGGGTAACGGTCTCTTCCGTTCTTATCGATTGCGGCGGCAGGTTGTGTGGAGAGTATTTCAGGAGGTTGCACATAGGAATTTAAGCTAAAGGTAGCCCCAATGGATTCGAAGGTAGAAAGCCGCTGAGTGATGGAAGCCGAAACACCGAGTGTGTATTGGGTATATCGCGCGACTTCCTCAGTTACGGGGTCGAGGGCAAGATTATTAAGCTCTCGGTATATGGTTGAAATCCCAAATCCAGTTCGGGTTCTTCCAAAAAAGTATGGTGTATAGTAACCAAGGCGAATATACGGGTCAAAGCCGACCCCAAAGCCCAAAGAGAGGGCGTCGCTATAACCGGTTAGATTTTGGTGCGTTACGGTTAATCCCCAATTGATATTCGCGATAGTCGGGTTCCGAATCCATTGCGTCATACTGATTCCGCGGAGTTCCGCACGCGGTTGTGGAAAGATGTACCACCTTTCATAAACGGAGATGAGAACCGCAATAATAGGTTCTCCTGTAGCGTCGGCTTCTGCTTGCAAACGGCGACGAACTGATGTGAGGAGAGTGTCTTCGTCTGTTAGGCTCACTGGTGTGCTATCTTGAGGTAAAAACTCACGGGCAGAAACTTGGACAAGATTAAATAGCTGAAGATTATAAACGCGCTGTTGAGAAAGTTGCATTGCTCGTAAGGTCAGGGTATCTCCGGGCTGAAGAAATAATTCTTGTTCAATCACAAAATCTTGGGTGAGAGAATTTCCAATGATTTGAATCTTTGTAATAGGCTTTCCTATGCAACGAGCGCTTTCAAGTGGGCTAAAACCTCGTCGGAGTGAAGGTTCATCGGCTTCAACGATGTTTGGCAAAATGAACGAAAGGCAAAGCCAAAAGATGACTAGACCAAGCCTCGCTATGCGTTTATTGCTGATGATGATTTTCAAATGGCTGAACCGTGTTAAGCCGATGGGCATTCAAAAAATTGAGGGCGTAGTGGTTGAAGATTTCAGGTTGATCAACATTGCAAACATGTCCTGAATTATGAACAATTTGCAATTTGGAATAACTGTGTCTTCTCACGATCGCCTGAACGGGAGGAAGA is part of the Chloroherpetonaceae bacterium genome and harbors:
- a CDS encoding acyl carrier protein, with protein sequence MTAEEVKAKVYDIIVNKMGVAKDQIKDESKFTDDLGADSLDTVELVMEFENQFGIQIPDEAAEKISTVKSAIDYIVEKKK
- the fabF gene encoding beta-ketoacyl-ACP synthase II, translating into MTNRRRIAITGIGAITPIGEGKDAFWESLKNGVSGAGPITGFDATGYDTTFGCEVKNFEVTKYIDKKSSLRMDRYCQFGVSAAEMAIKDSGIDLKSIDTGKFGVVVGSGIGGMITYDAQFRNLLQGGPSRVSPFFVPMMISDICAGQISIRNGLRGPNYATVSACATSVNAIIDAYMIMQLELADYMICGGAEASITPMSVAGFNSARALSTRNDDPLKASRPYDKDRDGFVIGEGSGVLLLETVESAIARGAHIYAEIVGVGMSADAHHITAPHPEGEGVILCMNMAMRTAGIKPDQVDYINTHGTSTQLGDIAELKSIKKVFGEHSYKLNISSSKSMTGHLLGAAGAIESIACVLAIANQTVPPTINIENLDPEVDVNVTPNTAQSRKIDYALNNGFGFGGHNGTIIFKRYQS
- the rnc gene encoding ribonuclease III, which codes for MRAIKSFAYWLKERAPIFFGLPSPSKTELIAPLQYPSVSLLDINLHELKRSASYLSGYPIRDVSLFALALTHRSVLDSLRDERILSNERLEFLGDAVLDLAVGEYLFHNYAQFDEGKLTKLRSQVVNAKTLSIFARKLELGKLLIVSDSAESIGVRDSETTLSDAFEALIGAIYLDGGYERANQFLHHHLLSQLDFAALIDTDENYKSALLEYAQAQRLPYPTYLVLNEDGPSHKKIFTVGVRLGDDYLGYGSGKNKKTAEQLAAKEALDKIKTKKLEKSLRANAFAAEKTNIELNSGRMG
- a CDS encoding dicarboxylate/amino acid:cation symporter; this encodes MFKNIPFHTQIFLGLLIGLFFGLGANLLFPESPEVKWVATSVAYPIGQIFLRMIFMVIAPLIFTSLVLGVYDLGDLRKIGRIGAKTLFFTFIVATLAVVTGAIITDIIMPGKGIDAAGKEKLLSLLAHNQQTSAIVTKASDAKSSLQTLLDIIPRNLFIELTFFLDPNYRGGGLIAIMFFAVVFGAAMTRLPAETVGPLARGIQAIYAVSLKIISFAMKLAPLGVAALIFTTSSQLGLQVVVLLGKYVAAVLLALALHQFVTYSLVVWFGAKRSPLAFFRAIREAMLTALSTSSSSATLPTTLKVAHEELKLNKDVSNFVLVIGASTNHNGTALFEGMTVLFIAQFYGIDLTFVQQIQVVFLAVVASIGTAGVPGASLPLIVVVLQQIGVPAEGIGIILGVERILDMSRTVVNVTGDLTVATWVEAGERERLLKQVEPS
- a CDS encoding POTRA domain-containing protein, whose product is MPIGLTRFSHLKIIISNKRIARLGLVIFWLCLSFILPNIVEADEPSLRRGFSPLESARCIGKPITKIQIIGNSLTQDFVIEQELFLQPGDTLTLRAMQLSQQRVYNLQLFNLVQVSAREFLPQDSTPVSLTDEDTLLTSVRRRLQAEADATGEPIIAVLISVYERWYIFPQPRAELRGISMTQWIRNPTIANINWGLTVTHQNLTGYSDALSLGFGVGFDPYIRLGYYTPYFFGRTRTGFGISTIYRELNNLALDPVTEEVARYTQYTLGVSASITQRLSTFESIGATFSLNSYVQPPEILSTQPAAAIDKNGRDRYPSVFLAYSYSQTDLNQCPREGIFAYFGLEQQGFPSESTESFNLTRAYLDFRIYEKIWGELSLGFRNFTSLSTNKPVPNFERQFFGYRLAVRGYTQRIFAGDNIQFNSVEMRYPLISLRTTTLDFMPLEQFQLFQYALFITTFFDAGNIWYNPATRFNGSRQTKFDWQAYKYGYGFGIVLVGGYRVTVRLDFAFNDLGRLDIIFENSVSF